DNA from Syntrophorhabdus sp.:
GGCCACGAGCACCGCCGACTCCGTGGGCGGTACGGTCACAACATCTGTTGTCATCACGTCGGACACGGCAAGCTCCGCCATGGTCCCTTTCTTGAGCCCCCTGAGGATGTCGCTCTGGCACACGATGCCGACGAGCCTTCCCTTGTCGACGACGGGCATCCCCGCTATGTTGAAGAGCTCCAGCTTGTTGAGTATGATGTTCAGTTTCTCCGTCGGATGACAGGTTACCACGTCCTTGTTCATCAGCTCCACAACCTTCATAATAACCCCCTTTATACTGCCTCTCCGAAGAGGAGTGTTTCCTGTATGAATTTCTGAAAGGTTTCCACGGCCTTCATGGCCCTGCGCAGTCTTTCCTGCTCGTCGGGGCCAAGCATGTCGGGCCGTAGGAAGTTCGAGATCTTGCCCTCGTCGTCACGATAGTTGATCTGGTTTATTATACGATAGCGGACGAAAGTGAAGTAGGCGTCCATGAGGGAGCTCTCCGTTTCCTTCTTGATGATGTTGCGCTGCCTCAGGATCGCGATCCGCTTGAGCGTGTTCCTCTCGTATATCCCGTTCGACAGGGAGAGCATCCGGACGGAGAGGATAAGCGGCGACCAACCGAGAAGCTTGATATTGAACTTGTCCTTGTTCTCCCCTTCCTTCTCGACCTTGAATCCGCCGAAGAAGGTGAGCGCGCTTGGCATCAGGACGGCGGACTGGATAAACTCCTTCATGAAGTGCTTATTGTTGGTGAGCTGGGCGAAGAAGTAGTCCAGAAGCTCCCTGAGGATCGCGTCGTTGCCGTTCACCCGGCGTGCGTCGGTAAGGATGATGACGTCCAGCGGCTCGAAGATCCCCCTGCTGAAGGTGATGCGCTCGTCGATCCTTTTCTTCCAGTCCGTTATGGAGCCCCTCCAGCGATCGTTGACGGGCATGACGCCCCCCTTGCACTTCTCGAACCCGACCTGGTGGAGCCGCTCGGAGGCCTTCTCAGCGAATATCCTGAAGTATCCGTCAAGAAGCGTCTTGGGGTCGAGGTCGCCCGGCGGGGCGGGCGAGGCGCCGTGCGTCATCATTTTCACACAGCGCTTTCTCAGTTCTCCGGAGGCGAAATCGTCACTACGTTCGGCATAAACGAGGAGGTTGTCCTGATCGGTGACCATCGTCTGTTCGTCGCGGCCCTCGCTTCCCAACCCCGCCCAGACGTAATCCGTCGGAGGTTTTCCGAGGTCTTCGTCAAGCATCTCCCTTTCGACGAGCTCCAGGACCCTGATGGCGATCCTGTCCCGGATGATGCGGAACAGGTCGTGGACATCCACGATGGTGTCCTCTTCCAGGAAGAAGTTCTCCACACCGGCAACGGCCCGTTCATGGCATTCCCGGAGGGTTTCGTAGGACGAGGCGTTGTCGATTATCTCTATGACGAGGGCGTTGAGCTCGGTCTCGAAGATCTCATAGTCCTTGAGGACGGTCTGCAGCGCCGTCCCCAGCTCCGAGAGGATACGGTACCGGTCATGGCGGAGCAGGGCCTTGTTCTTCATGTCCTCCCGGTGATCCGCTATGAAGGACTCGATGAGCGAGAAATTCAGGGGCATCAACTACCTCGAAAGGTTTTCCAGGACCCTCCTGCTTTGCATGAGCTTTTCCTTCCTGGCGGAAAGCTCGCTGTACTGCGCCTCGTTGCGGGCTATGACCTCCGCGGGCGCCTTCTGGCGGAACGCCTCGTTGCCCAGCTTCTTCATCAATTTTTCACTATCTTCGGCAATCCTTGCAAGCTCTTTTTCGATCCTCCCCAGCTCTTTCGCGACATCGATGAGGTCCTTGAGCGGCACGAAGACCTCGATATCCTTGAAGACGCCCACCGCCGAATGGTCCGGCGCTTTGCCGTCCGTGAAGGTGAGAGTCTCCACCTTGCCCAG
Protein-coding regions in this window:
- a CDS encoding CBS domain-containing protein; translated protein: MKVVELMNKDVVTCHPTEKLNIILNKLELFNIAGMPVVDKGRLVGIVCQSDILRGLKKGTMAELAVSDVMTTDVVTVPPTESAVLVAKIMVEKHINRVPIIDNDKVVGIVTRGDIIKAVAECG